One Phocaeicola dorei genomic region harbors:
- a CDS encoding HNH endonuclease, whose protein sequence is MEEIKYYCYICDEELTDTNNSDEHIILNAIGGHLHSNKLLCKRCNNTLGDTADAKLAEDLSFYTDMLKVKKVRKNPHKQIMLDDEGREVAVYNAGEKIELRRPYVDKEENQGNISIHITARNEKELKGILNGLIREGTISQEEADKLIEKAVTVEHKPILHKRNCISQEAFPSIIKSAVNYYLFKTQDTPRIKHLIPYIVGEKDAKEVLYLHHFKKLPYDDTKEEVTHMIHIEGSKDTALLYAMMEYYGIFIYIVVLDSNYHGDDINETYTYDTVEGCEITRTFSLPLTLEELNVFREQPYDEYVKNLPYIEERCDRVMNIWQRRKDHEELSKTIEKAFGKYPDGCVITEEMISEIGDEIMKFVENKLSSQI, encoded by the coding sequence ATGGAAGAAATCAAATATTATTGTTACATATGTGATGAAGAACTTACTGATACCAATAATTCAGATGAGCATATTATACTAAATGCTATTGGAGGACATTTACATTCAAATAAACTTTTGTGTAAAAGATGTAATAATACATTAGGAGACACCGCGGATGCAAAATTGGCAGAAGATTTATCCTTTTATACAGATATGTTGAAAGTGAAAAAAGTACGCAAGAATCCGCATAAACAAATTATGTTAGATGATGAAGGTCGTGAAGTTGCAGTTTATAACGCTGGAGAAAAAATAGAATTAAGACGCCCATATGTGGATAAAGAAGAAAATCAAGGTAATATCAGCATACATATAACTGCTCGCAATGAAAAAGAGTTAAAGGGAATTCTTAATGGTCTAATTAGAGAGGGAACAATCTCTCAAGAAGAAGCAGATAAACTTATTGAGAAGGCTGTCACTGTTGAACATAAGCCGATCCTTCATAAACGAAATTGTATTTCGCAAGAAGCATTCCCTAGTATTATAAAATCTGCTGTAAATTATTATTTGTTTAAAACTCAAGATACTCCTCGAATAAAACATTTAATTCCTTATATAGTAGGAGAAAAGGATGCCAAAGAAGTCTTGTATCTTCATCATTTCAAGAAACTTCCATATGATGATACCAAAGAAGAGGTAACTCATATGATTCATATAGAAGGAAGTAAAGATACAGCATTATTATATGCTATGATGGAATACTATGGTATATTCATTTATATTGTAGTTTTAGATTCAAACTATCACGGAGATGATATAAATGAAACATATACATATGATACAGTAGAAGGTTGTGAAATAACTCGAACTTTTTCATTACCTCTTACTCTTGAAGAACTTAATGTTTTTAGAGAACAACCATATGATGAATATGTGAAAAATTTGCCATACATTGAAGAAAGATGTGATAGGGTTATGAATATATGGCAAAGAAGAAAGGATCATGAAGAATTATCAAAAACCATAGAAAAAGCATTTGGGAAATATCCTGACGGATGCGTTATAACGGAAGAAATGATTTCTGAAATAGGAGATGAGATTATGAAATTTGTAGAAAATAAGTTGTCATCTCAAATTTAA
- a CDS encoding S9 family peptidase: MRKLINLIALLIMASSVTWAQDKKSFTLEDLMPGGNNYYNLLPQNLYGLQWWGDVCINADIEEVKTIHPANGKENVLITLQEVNELLANKKLGKINHFRNVSFPYAEKMMLVNTTSNKVLIDLTKKEIIWSQPLSPKAANQDWNKESRSLAYTLDNNLFVTTADGKTQQVTDEPKGIVCGQSVHRQEFGISKGTFWSPKGNLLAFYRMDESMVTDYPQVNTSTRIATLEPDKYPMAGMTSHKVTVGIYNPATQKTVYLKAGDPTDRYFTNISWSPDEKSVYVIELNRDQNHALLCCYDAETGEPLKNNPLYEEEHTKYVEPQHPIVFLPWDHTKFIYQSQRDGYNHLYLMDTKTSIYPESHGAAAEGSYRESYKTRQLTQGNWVVQNILGFNEKTKEVIIMSTEVSPLQSNAYAVNVKTGKRRLIGNKDGMHHVQLSGSGNYVIDNYTSFTIPRNIEIVPTSGKEKTVSLLTATNPMEAYNMPEITVGTLKAADGKTDLYYRLIKPVNFDPNKKYPAVVYVYGGPHAQLIHNNRNYDARGWDIYMAQLGYVMLTVDNRGSDNRGLEFENCTFRQLGTEEMKDQVKGVDFLKSLGYVDNNRIGVHGWSFGGFMTTNLMLTYPELFKVGVAGGPVIDWAYYEVMYGERYMDTPQTNPEGYKNANLKLRAGNLKGRLEVIIGANDPTCVPQHSISFLRACIDAGTQPDFFMYPGDGHNMFGRDRVHLYERITRYFEDHLK; encoded by the coding sequence ATGAGAAAATTAATCAATCTGATCGCCTTATTAATCATGGCTTCATCTGTAACATGGGCACAAGACAAGAAAAGTTTCACACTGGAAGACTTGATGCCGGGAGGAAACAATTACTATAACCTGCTTCCACAGAATCTGTATGGTTTGCAATGGTGGGGGGATGTATGCATCAACGCCGACATAGAAGAGGTAAAAACCATCCATCCGGCAAATGGAAAGGAAAACGTACTTATCACTTTGCAGGAAGTGAATGAACTGTTGGCAAACAAGAAATTAGGGAAAATCAACCACTTCAGAAATGTATCTTTCCCATACGCTGAAAAGATGATGTTGGTAAATACCACATCCAATAAAGTGCTGATCGATTTAACTAAAAAGGAAATAATATGGAGTCAGCCTCTCTCTCCTAAAGCCGCCAACCAGGACTGGAACAAGGAAAGCCGTTCATTGGCTTATACCCTTGACAACAATCTGTTTGTAACGACTGCCGACGGGAAAACACAACAAGTCACCGATGAACCGAAAGGCATCGTATGCGGACAAAGCGTACACCGTCAGGAATTTGGTATCTCAAAAGGTACTTTCTGGAGTCCGAAAGGAAATCTGCTTGCTTTCTACCGTATGGACGAGAGCATGGTAACCGATTATCCACAAGTAAATACCTCCACCCGCATAGCGACACTGGAGCCGGACAAGTACCCGATGGCAGGAATGACCAGCCACAAAGTGACTGTCGGCATCTACAATCCGGCTACCCAAAAAACAGTTTATCTGAAAGCCGGAGACCCCACCGACCGTTATTTCACCAATATCAGCTGGAGTCCTGACGAAAAAAGCGTTTATGTCATTGAACTGAACCGTGACCAGAACCATGCCCTGCTATGCTGCTATGATGCGGAAACAGGAGAGCCACTGAAAAATAACCCCCTTTACGAAGAGGAGCATACTAAATATGTAGAACCTCAACATCCCATTGTCTTTCTGCCTTGGGACCACACGAAGTTTATCTATCAGAGCCAGCGCGACGGCTACAACCATCTTTACCTGATGGACACCAAGACTTCCATATATCCGGAATCACATGGAGCCGCGGCCGAAGGTTCTTACCGGGAAAGCTACAAAACCAGACAGCTTACCCAAGGCAACTGGGTAGTACAAAACATCCTCGGATTCAATGAAAAGACCAAGGAAGTCATCATCATGAGCACAGAGGTTTCCCCTTTGCAGAGCAACGCATACGCTGTGAATGTAAAGACAGGCAAACGCCGCCTCATCGGCAATAAAGATGGTATGCATCATGTACAACTATCCGGTAGCGGCAACTATGTAATAGACAATTATACTTCTTTCACCATTCCCCGGAATATCGAGATCGTTCCCACTTCCGGAAAGGAAAAGACTGTCAGCCTGTTGACAGCTACCAATCCGATGGAAGCATACAATATGCCCGAAATCACCGTCGGTACCCTCAAGGCTGCCGACGGCAAGACCGACTTATACTACCGCCTGATAAAACCGGTAAATTTTGACCCAAACAAAAAATACCCGGCCGTAGTCTACGTGTATGGCGGTCCACATGCCCAGCTAATCCACAACAACCGCAACTATGACGCCCGCGGATGGGATATTTACATGGCACAACTGGGTTACGTCATGCTGACCGTTGACAACCGGGGCAGTGACAACCGGGGACTGGAATTTGAGAACTGTACGTTCCGCCAATTAGGAACCGAAGAGATGAAAGACCAAGTGAAAGGAGTGGATTTCTTAAAATCGTTGGGTTATGTGGACAATAACCGCATTGGCGTACACGGTTGGAGTTTCGGTGGTTTCATGACCACCAACTTGATGCTGACTTACCCCGAGTTATTCAAAGTAGGAGTAGCCGGCGGCCCTGTCATCGACTGGGCTTACTACGAAGTAATGTACGGCGAACGCTACATGGATACTCCACAAACCAACCCCGAAGGCTACAAGAACGCCAACCTGAAGCTGAGAGCCGGAAATCTGAAAGGACGCCTGGAAGTGATCATTGGCGCCAATGACCCCACTTGTGTCCCTCAGCACAGCATCAGTTTCCTCCGTGCCTGCATTGATGCCGGGACCCAACCCGATTTCTTTATGTATCCGGGCGACGGCCATAATATGTTCGGACGCGATCGTGTCCACTTGTATGAACGCATTACACGCTATTTTGAAGACCATTTAAAATAA
- the mobV gene encoding MobV family relaxase, with translation MAQHAILRFEKHKGNPARPLEAHHERQKDQYASNPDIDTSRSKYNFHIVKPEGRYYHFIQSRIEQAGCRTRKDSTRFVDTLITASPEFFKGKSPKEIQAFFQRAADFLTHRVGRENIVSAVVHMDEKTPHLHLTFVPLTKDNRLCAKEIIGNRANLTKWQDDFHAYMVEKYPDLERGESASKTGRKHIPTRLFKQAVSLSRQARAIEATLDGINPLNAGKKKEEALSMLKKWFPQMENFSGQLKKYKVTINDLLAENEKLEARARASESGKIKDRMERAKLESELHDMQRLVDRIPPDILAELKRQQRQYGKER, from the coding sequence ATGGCACAGCACGCAATTTTGCGTTTTGAGAAGCACAAGGGCAACCCGGCAAGGCCGCTGGAAGCCCATCACGAACGGCAGAAAGACCAATACGCCAGCAACCCTGATATTGACACCAGCCGGAGCAAATACAACTTCCATATCGTCAAGCCGGAGGGACGCTATTACCACTTCATTCAGAGCCGGATTGAGCAGGCCGGGTGCCGAACCCGCAAGGACAGCACACGGTTTGTCGATACGCTGATAACCGCCAGCCCGGAGTTTTTCAAGGGGAAATCCCCAAAGGAGATACAGGCGTTTTTCCAGAGGGCGGCGGATTTCCTCACCCACCGGGTAGGGCGGGAAAATATCGTGTCGGCGGTGGTACACATGGACGAGAAAACGCCCCACCTGCATTTGACCTTTGTTCCGCTGACAAAGGACAACCGCCTGTGCGCTAAGGAGATTATCGGCAACCGGGCAAACCTGACGAAGTGGCAGGATGATTTTCACGCCTACATGGTGGAGAAATATCCCGACTTGGAGCGTGGGGAAAGCGCCAGCAAGACAGGCCGGAAGCATATCCCCACCCGGCTTTTCAAACAGGCGGTTTCCCTCTCCCGGCAGGCAAGAGCCATTGAAGCCACACTGGACGGCATTAACCCGCTGAACGCCGGAAAGAAAAAAGAGGAAGCCCTCTCCATGCTGAAAAAGTGGTTCCCGCAGATGGAGAATTTCTCCGGGCAGTTGAAAAAGTACAAGGTCACAATCAATGACCTGCTGGCAGAAAATGAGAAGCTGGAAGCACGAGCCAGAGCCAGCGAGAGCGGCAAAATCAAAGACCGCATGGAGCGGGCAAAGCTGGAAAGCGAACTGCACGATATGCAAAGGCTGGTTGACCGTATCCCGCCGGATATACTGGCGGAACTGAAACGGCAGCAGCGGCAGTATGGAAAGGAAAGGTGA
- a CDS encoding helix-turn-helix domain-containing protein, producing MALPGTPGQRISDLCNGNHITQKELAEKIGVSASQLSRIVSGETRTVSSDILIGVAKEFKVSTDYILGLSTVSVRKSYDISELGLSEGAVRGLVTGAVDVQILNRLLEHRNFPKLIDLIRIYFQDTAAKGITARNQLIEMATASLSDLMKEHPEHRAEAKQDLQLLNAQKMGEHEAEIEKIKNVFLAILRDIKKDIDNGEQPGEAVTAAMFQAMRDALAEQKQKPLSIDDVTAMIAGQIGQLAPMDEETADLFQRLVKKMIEQAEK from the coding sequence ATGGCTTTACCCGGAACACCCGGACAGCGGATTTCCGATTTATGCAACGGGAACCACATCACACAAAAGGAACTTGCGGAGAAGATAGGCGTTTCCGCTTCCCAATTGAGCCGCATTGTCAGCGGCGAAACAAGAACGGTAAGCAGTGATATTCTCATAGGTGTGGCAAAGGAATTTAAGGTATCGACAGACTACATACTGGGCTTGTCTACCGTGAGCGTCCGTAAAAGTTACGATATTTCTGAATTAGGCTTGTCAGAGGGGGCCGTGAGGGGGCTTGTGACGGGTGCTGTTGATGTGCAAATCCTCAACCGTCTGTTGGAACACAGGAATTTTCCCAAGCTGATAGATTTGATACGGATTTATTTTCAGGATACGGCGGCAAAGGGCATAACAGCAAGAAACCAGCTTATCGAGATGGCAACGGCTTCCCTGTCCGACCTGATGAAAGAACACCCGGAACACCGGGCAGAAGCGAAGCAGGATTTACAGCTTTTGAACGCCCAAAAGATGGGGGAACATGAAGCGGAGATTGAAAAAATCAAAAATGTGTTCCTGGCTATCCTGCGGGACATTAAGAAAGACATAGACAACGGGGAACAGCCGGGAGAAGCTGTGACCGCCGCTATGTTCCAAGCCATGCGGGACGCACTGGCGGAACAGAAACAAAAACCGCTTTCCATTGACGATGTAACGGCGATGATAGCCGGACAGATTGGACAGCTTGCGCCGATGGACGAGGAAACCGCCGACCTGTTTCAGCGGTTAGTAAAGAAAATGATTGAACAGGCAGAGAAATAA
- a CDS encoding IS5 family transposase, giving the protein MTQYPTDLTEKQWQVIKNILEPQARNRKHSLKEIMNAILYINKTGCQWRMLPSDFAPWQTVYYYFRKWKLEGVFEEVMDTLHAFIRKQAGRQESPSLGIMDSRSVKTSHHVDSDRGIDGNKKIKGRKEHIIVDTLGLPLAVAIHEANLHDSKGAPQAIEKLAYKFPRLVKILADGGYRGDLADWVKKKFGWILEVVLRPDECPSKFQVLPKRWIVERSFSWLENFRRLTIDYEFLAETAEAMVQIAFIQIMLNRFIE; this is encoded by the coding sequence ATGACACAGTATCCAACCGACCTGACTGAAAAACAGTGGCAAGTTATAAAAAATATTTTAGAGCCGCAAGCGAGGAACCGAAAACATTCGCTTAAAGAGATAATGAATGCCATCCTTTATATCAACAAGACCGGCTGCCAGTGGCGTATGCTTCCTTCTGACTTCGCCCCTTGGCAAACCGTCTATTACTACTTCCGTAAATGGAAGCTTGAAGGCGTGTTTGAAGAAGTGATGGATACCTTGCACGCTTTCATCCGTAAACAGGCAGGACGGCAGGAAAGTCCCAGTCTTGGCATCATGGATTCCAGAAGCGTAAAGACTTCCCATCATGTTGATTCAGACCGTGGTATAGACGGGAACAAGAAAATCAAAGGACGGAAAGAGCACATCATTGTCGATACGCTTGGCCTTCCGTTAGCCGTCGCAATCCATGAGGCCAACCTGCATGACAGCAAGGGCGCCCCACAAGCCATAGAAAAACTCGCTTATAAATTTCCGCGTTTGGTGAAAATCCTGGCGGACGGAGGCTACAGGGGAGATTTGGCTGATTGGGTCAAGAAGAAATTCGGATGGATATTGGAGGTCGTACTCAGACCGGACGAATGTCCATCCAAATTTCAGGTACTGCCCAAACGCTGGATTGTGGAACGCTCTTTCTCATGGCTGGAAAACTTCAGAAGGCTGACCATCGATTACGAATTCCTTGCTGAAACCGCAGAAGCTATGGTACAGATTGCATTCATCCAAATCATGCTTAACAGATTTATCGAATGA
- a CDS encoding replication initiator protein A — MTNTIYIHQPEQAFSFTRLPNFLFEAPTFKPLSNEAKVLYAFILRRTELSRKNGWADEYGRIYLYYPICEVVDLLRCGRQKAVNTMRELQYAGLVEIQKQGCGKPNRIFPKSYEAVPNTDFKKSRSGTPEG; from the coding sequence ATGACAAACACGATTTACATTCACCAGCCGGAACAGGCGTTCAGCTTCACCCGGCTCCCGAATTTTCTCTTTGAAGCCCCTACATTCAAGCCCCTGTCCAACGAGGCAAAGGTGTTGTACGCCTTTATCCTGCGCCGGACAGAGTTATCCCGCAAGAATGGGTGGGCGGACGAGTACGGGCGGATTTACCTGTACTATCCCATCTGCGAGGTAGTTGACCTGCTCCGCTGTGGGCGGCAGAAAGCGGTAAATACCATGCGGGAACTGCAATATGCCGGACTGGTGGAGATCCAGAAGCAGGGCTGTGGAAAACCCAACCGCATTTTCCCAAAATCCTATGAAGCGGTTCCGAACACCGACTTCAAGAAATCCCGTTCTGGTACGCCGGAGGGCTGA
- a CDS encoding class I SAM-dependent RNA methyltransferase: protein MKEEFELIAKTFQGLEEVLAKELTELGASNIEIGRRMVAFMGDKEMMYKANFCLRTAIRILKPIKHFEAKNADEVYEAIKTIAWENFLDKDKSFAVDAVVFSNEFRHSKFVAYKVKDAIVDYFREKTGERPSVRINHPDVALNIHIAEDKCTLSLDSSGESLHRRGYRQEAVEAPLNEVLAAGMILMTGWKGECDLIDPMCGSGTIPIEAALIARNIAPGVFRKEFAFEKWNDFDQELFDRIYNDDSQEREFTHKIFGYDNNPKANEIATHNVKAAGLSKEIILKIQPFQQFEQPKEKSIIITNPPYGERISTNDLLGLYQMIGERLKHSFTGNDAWVLSYREECFDQIGLKPSIKIPLFNGSLECEFRKYQLFDGKFKEFRSENADREFKPRREEIRPRRNTEKVEYGERREHRSFDNRREGHGEYKGGERRERRSFDDKRERRGDFKRGEHRNFGDKREGRDNFKSSPRKFDDNKEKTEE, encoded by the coding sequence ATGAAGGAAGAATTCGAGCTAATCGCCAAGACTTTCCAGGGACTGGAAGAAGTACTGGCAAAAGAACTCACCGAGCTGGGAGCCAGCAATATAGAAATAGGAAGACGCATGGTAGCCTTTATGGGCGATAAAGAAATGATGTATAAGGCAAACTTCTGCCTGCGTACTGCCATCCGCATCCTGAAACCCATTAAACATTTTGAGGCGAAGAATGCCGACGAAGTTTACGAAGCTATCAAAACCATTGCATGGGAAAACTTCTTGGATAAAGATAAAAGTTTTGCCGTAGACGCTGTGGTTTTCTCGAACGAATTCCGTCACTCCAAGTTCGTGGCCTATAAAGTAAAAGATGCCATTGTGGACTATTTCCGTGAAAAGACAGGAGAGCGCCCCTCGGTACGCATCAACCATCCCGATGTGGCACTGAACATCCATATAGCCGAAGATAAATGTACTCTGTCACTAGATAGCTCGGGTGAGTCACTCCACCGCCGGGGTTATCGCCAGGAAGCCGTAGAAGCTCCTTTGAATGAGGTACTGGCAGCCGGTATGATCCTGATGACCGGATGGAAAGGCGAATGTGATTTGATAGACCCGATGTGCGGTTCAGGAACAATCCCTATCGAAGCCGCCCTGATAGCACGTAACATCGCTCCCGGCGTATTCCGCAAGGAGTTCGCTTTTGAAAAGTGGAACGATTTTGATCAGGAACTATTTGACCGCATCTACAATGACGACTCACAGGAACGTGAGTTCACACATAAAATTTTTGGATATGACAACAATCCGAAAGCAAATGAAATCGCCACTCACAATGTGAAAGCAGCCGGACTGAGCAAGGAAATTATCTTAAAAATCCAACCGTTCCAGCAATTTGAGCAACCCAAAGAAAAAAGCATCATCATCACCAACCCTCCTTATGGAGAACGTATCTCAACCAATGACTTGCTGGGCCTGTATCAAATGATAGGCGAACGTCTGAAACACTCTTTCACCGGCAATGATGCATGGGTACTAAGTTACCGTGAAGAATGTTTTGACCAGATTGGTTTAAAGCCTTCTATAAAAATTCCCCTGTTCAACGGTTCGTTGGAATGCGAATTCCGCAAATACCAATTATTCGACGGCAAATTCAAAGAATTCCGTAGTGAAAATGCCGATCGGGAGTTCAAGCCCCGCCGAGAAGAAATCCGTCCGCGCCGTAACACGGAAAAAGTAGAATATGGAGAACGCAGAGAACATCGTAGTTTTGACAACAGACGTGAAGGACACGGAGAGTACAAAGGAGGAGAGCGCAGAGAAAGACGCTCTTTTGATGACAAACGTGAGAGACGTGGCGATTTCAAAAGAGGAGAACACCGCAACTTTGGTGACAAACGTGAAGGCCGCGACAATTTCAAAAGCAGCCCCCGTAAATTTGACGACAATAAGGAAAAGACAGAAGAATAA
- a CDS encoding recombinase family protein yields the protein MNNRIDAIYARQSVDKKDSISIESQIEFCKYELKGGNCKEYTDKGYSGKNTDRPKFQELVRDIKRGLIAKVIVYKLDRISRSILDFANMMELFQQYDVEFVSSTEKFDTSTPMGRAMLNICIVFAQLERETIQKRVTDAYYSRSQRGFKMGGKAPYGFHTEPIKMDGINTKKLVVNPDEAANIRLIFEMYAQPTTSYGDITRYFAEQGILFYGKELIRPTLAQMLRNPVYVQADLDVYEFFKSQGTVIVNDAADFTGTNGCYLYQGRDVKPSKKNDLKDQMLVLAPHEGIVPADIWLACRKKLMNNMKIQSARKATHTWLAGKIKCGNCGYALMSIFNPSGRQYLRCTKRLDNKSCPGCGKIITSELEAVVYQQMVKKLEKHKTLTGRKKAAKANPKIAALQVELLHVDSEIEKLVDSLTGANNVLLSYVNVKIAELDGRKQELVKQIAELTVETISPGQVNQISGYLDTWDDVSFDDKRRVVDLMITTVAATSDSLNITWKI from the coding sequence ATGAATAACAGGATAGACGCGATCTATGCAAGGCAATCGGTAGACAAAAAGGACAGCATTTCCATTGAAAGCCAGATTGAGTTTTGCAAATACGAATTGAAAGGCGGGAACTGTAAGGAATACACAGACAAAGGGTACAGCGGCAAGAACACAGACCGCCCGAAGTTTCAGGAACTGGTGCGGGATATTAAGCGGGGCTTGATTGCAAAGGTCATTGTTTACAAACTTGACCGTATCAGCCGTTCCATTCTGGACTTTGCCAACATGATGGAACTGTTCCAGCAGTACGATGTGGAGTTTGTGTCCTCTACGGAGAAGTTTGATACCTCCACCCCGATGGGGCGGGCTATGCTGAATATCTGTATCGTGTTCGCCCAGCTTGAACGGGAAACGATACAGAAGCGGGTGACAGACGCTTACTACTCCCGCAGTCAGCGGGGCTTCAAGATGGGCGGGAAAGCCCCTTACGGCTTCCACACCGAGCCTATCAAAATGGACGGTATCAACACAAAGAAGCTGGTGGTAAACCCGGACGAAGCGGCCAATATCCGGCTGATATTTGAGATGTACGCCCAGCCCACAACCTCTTACGGGGACATTACCCGGTACTTTGCCGAACAGGGGATTTTGTTCTACGGCAAGGAACTGATACGCCCCACACTGGCGCAGATGTTACGCAATCCCGTCTATGTGCAGGCGGACTTGGATGTGTACGAATTTTTCAAAAGCCAGGGTACGGTTATCGTCAATGACGCCGCCGACTTTACGGGGACAAACGGCTGTTATCTGTATCAGGGGCGGGATGTGAAGCCCAGCAAGAAAAACGACTTGAAAGACCAAATGCTGGTGCTGGCTCCCCATGAGGGCATTGTTCCGGCGGATATATGGCTGGCTTGCCGCAAGAAGCTGATGAACAACATGAAAATCCAGTCCGCCCGAAAAGCCACCCACACATGGCTGGCGGGGAAAATCAAGTGCGGGAACTGCGGATATGCGCTTATGAGTATCTTCAATCCGTCCGGCAGGCAATATCTCCGCTGTACGAAACGGCTGGACAATAAAAGCTGTCCGGGCTGTGGGAAAATCATCACTTCCGAACTGGAAGCGGTGGTTTACCAGCAGATGGTGAAGAAGCTGGAAAAGCACAAGACGCTGACGGGCAGGAAGAAAGCGGCAAAGGCCAATCCCAAAATCGCCGCCCTGCAAGTAGAGCTTCTCCATGTGGACAGCGAGATTGAAAAGCTGGTGGACAGTCTGACGGGCGCGAACAATGTCCTGCTCTCCTATGTGAATGTGAAGATAGCGGAACTGGACGGGCGCAAGCAGGAACTTGTGAAGCAGATAGCCGAGCTGACGGTGGAAACCATCAGCCCGGGACAGGTCAACCAGATTTCCGGCTACCTCGACACATGGGACGATGTATCCTTTGACGACAAGCGGCGGGTGGTGGATTTGATGATTACCACCGTTGCCGCCACAAGCGACAGCTTGAACATTACATGGAAAATCTGA
- a CDS encoding cysteine-rich VLP domain-containing protein, translating into MRDNPYKDLPPLERRPDGSLYRMTPAQKKQAASLIRRECCCCEDGNCIVLDDGDACTCPQTVSFSVCCKWFRWAVLPLDGTLKAEIFRDKDMKRCAVCGGVFVPKSNRAKYCPDCAARVHRRQKTESERKRRSAVDS; encoded by the coding sequence ATGAGAGATAACCCCTATAAAGACTTGCCGCCGCTGGAACGCAGGCCGGACGGTTCCCTTTACCGCATGACACCGGCGCAGAAGAAACAGGCGGCCAGCCTGATACGCCGGGAGTGCTGTTGCTGTGAGGACGGCAACTGCATTGTCCTTGACGATGGGGACGCCTGCACCTGCCCGCAGACGGTTTCTTTCTCGGTCTGCTGTAAGTGGTTCCGCTGGGCGGTCTTGCCGCTGGACGGGACGCTGAAAGCGGAGATTTTCCGGGATAAGGACATGAAACGCTGTGCGGTTTGCGGCGGCGTGTTCGTCCCCAAATCCAACCGGGCTAAATACTGCCCGGACTGCGCCGCCAGAGTTCACAGGCGGCAGAAAACAGAAAGTGAACGGAAAAGGAGGTCTGCTGTGGACAGTTAG